The genomic interval GAAGGCcttcaagattaaaaaaaaaaaaaccataagtATATTGTTTTCTACCAACCTTTTCCTTAGTAGTGTATATATATccttctaaattatttttaaactcgGCCGTTCTTTTCCTTTCTGCATCTTGTTTGTCTAGTGCTTGTAATTTTCTTTTAGCTTCGGCAAGAAAATCTTTCGATAGAGACAACCCTGGTCCTGTTATCTTCTCAACAATCTGCCACCAGAAAACagttttattaaaaaggaaGAGGCAAGAAGATCTCGTTCAATCTTTTTCAACTCGAAAATCACCAGTCATTTTAATCACTACAGTAGAAAGTAAGGCTGGTCAGTTAGCTTTCACCTTTAGTGGTACCCTAAAGGTCCGCTTTTTCAGCTTTTTCTCTGTAGCAGGTTCAGCGGCAGCTTGCTCCTCTGCACTCGCGTTGGATGTCTTACTATTACCACCATCACTTTGCATACTTTCATTGTTTTCCTCAGTATTGCTCTTAGCACCAGATTCATCTGATACATTTGACGAAATGGTTGAATTCTCTATAGTCAAGTTCTTCTTGGGAACTTCCACCCACTCTGTTATTTCAATAACAGCATCTGCCCGATCCAGAGAAAGAACTCCACTTCTACTAAGAGAGAAATGTACGTTTGCCTTAATGGGGGACGAAAGATTCCGAGAAGAGTATCTATAAGAacagaaaagaaacaaaaataggaAGGAATCAGAGATCCTAAAGATTTTGCACGGAAAAAAATTCCCTAAGGGGTTTAAATCAGCAATTATATCTATATAAGCTCAGGAAGTTTTTATCCTTACTTCCCACTTGCATCTGTTAAACCAGATATCTCGTATTGAGCAATTAAGGGAGAGGTAACACCAGGTGGCAAATGATGTTCACTTTCATAAGCAAGTGAAAGTTCAAAATCTTTGTCATGATTGATGGATCTGAACATCTGTTAAATAAACCATACAACAATTGATTAGTAAAATTAGAGAATATAATTGATCATTTTACTTTTCATATAATATGCATGAAACATCAACTGATTTACCTTACTCGGGAGTTTCTTCATTCGTGGTACAAGTAACTGCCTTGAACTTTCAGTTTTCAAAAAATCAGGACCATTCAACTCAACCACAAACTCATATAAGGAACCATCGATCATTCCTAGTTTACGGTTTAATTTGATTCCATCACTTATATTTGCAGCATGCAAAGCAGCACCAAGAACTATTGCTTCATCAGCGTCAAGATGCCTATCAAGTTCTTTCCTACCAAGGAACTCTTGAAGTTTAGCCTGTAATAATATTTAACAGAATAACAATAAGTAAACTTCTATACATCAATGCAGAACTGTCAAGTAAAATACttcatttgtaaaataaaagtgCAAATACAATATGGAACAATCATAGTAAAAAGACAAAGTGCTACaattttatttgacaataaACAGATCAAATATAAGTCAACAACTATTTCATGAATTTTTTCCATTCAAATTTGATgatcatatttatatttgatataaaCAGTTTATGCAACTTATATATGAGCTGTTAGCTAGCCTCTTTTTTCTGCCAAACGAGTTAACCAAAAAATGGAAATAGTGAGCACATCTTCACATATAATAGGGTATTAGGGTCATGTTTAAAAGGCGTGAATAACTAAGATTGACAATAATGAATAACCAAAGCGTCAAAAAACTGGCTTAACTTTGTGACAGATGATAGTTAATACATAGAAAACAAATGTCGACTGTAGAGCCAATAATATAAATCATGGAGCGCGATATTGTACAAACTCCAGCAGACCTAATCCCACTAATACACAATGCAGAAAGCAGAAAGCATGAGagcaaaatgaaaaagattatCAAACCTGCAATTTTGGCACTCTGGTAGAACCTCCAATCAACTCCACTGCATATATTTGATCTGCTGACAGGCCTGAATGCTCAAGCAACTCTTTCAATGGTAACAGAGATTTTTCCCAAATATCTTCACAAAGCTCTTCAAATTTCTCACGGGTTATGGTGCTCCTGTAAGAAAAGAAGCCTTGAATGAAGGACTTTTATGTGTTACACGTAGTATAATTACATCAAGCCTTGATAGTTAAAAAAGTAACTTCCTTGTCattgtttgtatttttattttgtctatTGCATGCATTTCACTTCACAAGCTTTAACATATAAGGAAATTTAATTCTTCAAATGTATTTCCCAACTTCCCTTTTGTATTGGCATTACATTTGAAACAGAAACTTCCTATAGATTGATAACAATAGATTTGAGAAAATACCAGCCTAGCCATCAAATAATGTTAAAATAGATTCCTTTCTGTAAATTTATAAGTCCTTTATCATACTTCTTCCATTTTCCTCACTAAAAAGGGAAATCTTGATAAAATTAGTCAGTTTCGGAAGTGTCAAAATCATAGGACACTTTAGGAACAGAAGGAAGAAAACAGAGAACAGAAACTTCAATCATGTTACCTTGTGTATATTGAtgtataacaaaataaaaacattaacatCTGTTTATGCTAATACCGGACCAGATTCCCAATAACTCATCCAACATACTCTACTTATTCTCAAATATACACTAGTGACTAATGATATCATGGGATACTTTGTAGAGGgcttaaatatgatttttgtccCTACAAATATATCATTTCATTGTTTCGATCCCTCTTAAATTTTCCTCCTGTGGTTTTGGTCCTTTATCATTTCATAATGGACACCTCTAGTTTCTACGACTAAATTACTCTTGTTGAGTGGTCACTGCCGTGTGACATTATGTgtcaattattttcatattagaCAATAGTGGGTCATTCACATGTGACtgctaaaattaaaataaaatactctgATAATTTATGAAGAAGGTAAAACGGGCTAGAGATGATCCATTTCATCTGGTATCGAACTTGCAAGAAATCAGTGCAGAAAACTTTTGTACATAGCAATGTCTAGACAACCCTTCATAAATCATAATGTTGTCTACTCCTATTACAAACACAGAAATTAAAGGCCCTCATAACCTTGACAAAACCCGCAgcatagaataattataatcACATTCAGCACTCCATGGAGTAGCATGTGCCAAAAATAGAAATGCAGTGCCACACACCAAATAGAAAAATGCTCTATTGAATTTGATTTTCCAAAAGACTCTTTTAGATTAAACATTCTCCATATTATCTTCATAATGCTTTGGGATAACCCTTGGATTGTTTGGTTATTattcttgttgttgtttaaAAGAATATGTCAACAGATGAAACAGCATAATTCACTAGACTTTATGACAAGGTCAAACACTATGATCTACAAAGTACAAACCACCAACTTTAGGTCACATCGATAGAAATTAATACACGCAAATCATTTCAAATCAGGAATActaaaagagaaaatgagaagCTTTGAACTAACTACCTACCTGAAATCCACTTCACCATGAAACGACTCAACTGAAATGGGAGCTGCAGTGTTAGCGCTAAGAATTTCTTTTGTTCGTTTAACCTGTTTCTTTAACTTAGCCATAGCCTTGGGAAATTTTCTCACATCTAATCCACCACCAAGTTGTGCATTGAATTCGTTAGCAAAATATTCTACCAATCGCATTTCCATATGCTGACCACCCAACTCAGGGTTCCAACGTACATCCTTGACCTACATGGATTACGAAGTAAGTAAGTGAACAAATTAAAAGGAATAAGATATGCAGTAAAAATTTAGCTCCGAGTACACACATATAGCAAGGCTATGTACCACCAGTgtaaaaaagttttacacttaTATCCATTCATATTccataacataaataattatggAGACATTTTAGCATCGAATGTATAACAAAGTGGCATAATTGTGAGATACCATTGGATGAATGTGTAaaacctttttaaaaaaattaaaactattctaatatacaaattaaattcatcCTTCATTAACatcataaattaaaactattcAACTTTCATTCTAACACACTTGTGCATGCTTAATTGGCTCCTTACGGCTAAACAAGTTTAAAAGTAGACCAAAAATAAAACTCCAACTGGAAACAAATTCATGAATACCTACCTAAAACAAACAGattatttccaaaatatatatCATACCTGAAACTGGTTCACCGACACTGTCTTCCCATACTCTTTACTTTTATAAGATGAGAAATAAACAAGTGCGGCATAGGTACTACTAGAACCCATGTCATAGAAAATAACATGCCTTGACTCATTTGAGAAATCCTTATCAATCCCATACTGCAACGCTGCGCCAGAGTACTCGTTAATCAACGAAAGAACATTAATTCCCGCTAACTCCGCAGCCTGAAGCAACCCTCTCCGTTCAGCTTGTCCAAAATAAGGTGGAACAGCAATCACAGCGTCTTTGATCGGAATCTTCGAATGAAACTCAGCCAAATTTGCCGCGTAACTCAAAGCCATAGCTACCAATTCCTCAGGCGAATACTCTGTTCCGTTTTTGTCTACTACGAAACTAACAGTGCCTCTCGAAGAATCTTCCTTCGCTTCGAAAGGTAAGTACAATGAATCTAAAAAGTTCTTAGCAGAAGCGTAGGGTTTACCTATTAGGTCTCTCATTTGCGAATAAACTTTTTGAGGATACCGGGCGACTAAACCTGCCGCTTCCTCGCCGAGGAGACGGTTGCCGTCGTGGAATGAAACTAACACCGGCGATTTACGCTTCGACATTTCGTTGATCGCGATTGAGATCGGACTTTGACCGGGTTTTAGGTTTACAACCGCTACTTTGAGCGATTCGGAGCCTAGATCTACGCTGAAAACCGCGGAGTGCGACGGAGAGAAGAGGAACGTGAAAGTCGTCACGATTAGCGCCAGCTTCGCGAGGAGCTGCGCCATTCTGTTAGAGGACTTTTGTGTTTGGTTGATGAGAAAATGAAGGGAAATGAAAATGTGTTGCGGGGGAAATTAAGGTGGAGGGAGAAGTGAACGTGATTTCGTTGTTTCTCCGGCGAGTTGTGATATGGGTTTAATGATGATAGATGAAAATCGAGtgtttacctttttttttttttttggagaagTAATGTTTACGTGGGAGTGACCGAAAAGAGAGAAGTTTTAACCAGTGATGAGAAGCCACGTGGATGAATGTACACGTGGCGGCGAGTGAGATGGTATGTTGTGTTGTTTTTCTTGCAGCTTATGGATTTCGAGTCAATTATTATATAGAACGTTCGGTGAATGACACTTATAACCTTAACTTACATCATACTCCTACTATTAGCATGACTCAAATAAGTTTTTGCGTAAAATCCACTTGCAAATTGGATTTGGATAGTTTGATAGGTTCGTAAAAATTAATGAGTTTTCCTGACAATTGATTTTAGagtatttgtttaaaaattaaaattttatattttctttatctcaaaaattaaaatggattttatttataatttttaatataattttaattttgttttcttatacaatctttaattaattattttatacaattataatttgtattaaTAATAGTGAAAAGTTTACTGAATAATTAAATTGAGTAATTTGGCAAAATGCATTGTCGGTCCTTCGAGTAAGGCGGTTCAAGTGTTTTATTCctctctaaaaaaataaaatgatttactCGATAATAAgcactcaaatatttttttatttaataaaaaaatcttacattctaatatttttaaaattaaaaacgataaaattttatataaattaaataaaatattttatttttctgcaaattatttaatagtatttttaataCAAGTAAATTGACTAATAAAGTTAGTATTGATGAgagaaatatttattataatttgagaaattaTGAGATAATGAGTCGATTGatcatatgaaaaatattagttataaattgagaaatcatgagACAAGTAGTGAACATATTACTAACATAAGTTGTTGGACTCATaactattttcttcttcaattaaaaaatgaaaaaatttacataaattattGATGTTGTTGTAAAACActtgaaatgtcttattttatattttaaaaaatatagaaaaaatagatttgaaaatgttattaattctgtTAAAAAACATTTCTATagtaatcaaataaaatactaataatttatttaggttAAATTatatctgtggtcccttaacttaatttcaggtaacgttttagtcttttatctttttttttttccgagttagtcatttattttaattttaagtgacaatttgatattttatgttttaaattttcaacaaaCGTTATCctcttttatacaaaaattcaaaaaaaatcatcaaaattttcaatcaaaacccataaaattaataatcatcttcaatataatgcaaattttatcaaatccataactcaaatatccaaatacactcatattttcatctccaacaacatcaaataaagaatgaaaatatgagtttatttcaagatttaagttatgaatttgattaaatttgtattttattgaagatgataatgaattttatgggttttgtttgaaaaatttgattatttttttgaatttttgtaaaaaaaaatgacaacattgttgacattttaaaacataaaatatcaaattgtcacttaaaattaaaataaagaaccaactcgagaaaaaaatataaaagactaaaacgttacctgaaattgagttaagggaccacgggaatgtaatttagccatttatttattaacttttgaaACAACTCTGgctaataatttcattttagacTTATTGGTCAATTCagatagaataattttttttaattattatatttttcaatatatattaaacGATATACAAAAATCTTAAACCACAGTTGTTATGAAACCAATATAATGtgaattaaaaaagatatatagatataaataaataaataaataaataaaactagtgAATTTATCacagtttaaatatgtttttagttcatgtaaatataacttttttatttattttaatcctcgtattttttgtttttttgtttacattcgtgtaatataaaaaaaaatatttttagtccttAACGTTAAGTGGACGTTACAAAAATGTTAATTgacaaaagaaataatttttagtccttgtaaatataatattttagtcttgaaaaatatttttttgaatttcatctatacaatattcaaaaaaattattttttatctttaacgTATTTGATGAAATGCAATAAtttgtatagttatttttatacgatactttcaaaaatttatagGTAGTTATTTTTAGTTATCTTAATTTGTATAGTTATATAATAACTTGTTGCGGAAAGATTAGTTCAAAGTATTTggtaaagtttttattttattttatttaccttCGTGGTTAGTTTGTAAGTAGAAATTAAGAAATATTAGtaatagatattaaatttttgacttttttcttcaatactattcaatatttattaactCACTAATCGAATTATTTATGTAGAACAAGTATTTAGTAAAGTCACTTAatcaactaatttaaaaatataaaataacatacaaattgatctttatttataataaacttatatcaagtaatgtttaaaatatttcacttcaataatttaaaatttattaatcttctgttttatttatttattattattaaattaatttttattttttgtttcaaaataatcactaattatttatttatttatacattaaatagtaaaaatattcaCATATAACATCGAGGTTCAGAATTTTAACtcgaaaaatgatatttaatctaataatattgttatttgtCAGTTGATTTAAgctttatatataatttatttttaaatatatttaacatatatatatatatatatatatatatattaattctaGTAACTTTAATAATATAGTTAATAGAAAAACATATATACAACAAtgaacatataatataatattagaattaaaataaaatcaatataatattaattacaattatattaatataaaataatgattaaaataaatctatcatctaatatatattttatttattttaaattataatgaaCAAAACCTAAAGCTTAAAAGcagattttagttaaaattataaagataaattaacaaaaaaaaaaattatagaaatatcttataaaaataactatacaaaTTATTGCATTTAATCAGAGACGTAAAGGacaaaaaataatcttttatgATATTAcaaaaatgtaaacaaaaaaaattacaaaaaaaaatatatatatatatatatatatatttatatgaaacaaaaacatatttaaattatttatcaattatccTTAATAACTATTTGTGGGAGAAAAACTCATTAGAACACACTCATTTGATAGCTATTGAAAAATTACTCACTTGAATGCTTTGAATGTGCCCCTTTAGTACTACCTCTAATTAGAacttttatttgactttttcacctatatttaaaaaaacacatgcattgaatttaatgttttaatatttctaaaagATTGATACACTCGGATTACAAATTTATCAATACGTATTAACTTCACTAACAAACAAACTGCATATATAACTAACATTGATCTATGAATTATACAAAAGTGCATCCTTTAATTCATTGATCAAACAACACTACCTCCAACAATTTTCTAAATTATCTGAACTTATCGCAATCACAATTATTCTAtagatttttataattgattttcacAATGTTTTTacaattaacaattattttttttcaaataacgttttaattatttatatattttttttctttcaatttagtcatttattttaattttaagtaacaatttaatattttatgttttaaaatgtcaacaatgttattattttttttacaaaaatttatcaaaattttcaacaaaaaaaaactcaaaattaattatcatattctatacaatgcaaatttcatcaaatgcataattcaaataaactcttttttttatctccaacaacatcaaatttatcaaataaagaattaaaatgagttaatttaaatatttaagttatgaatttgatgaaattagcATTATATTagagatgataattaattttatggattttgtttgaaaattttgatgagttttttgaatttttgtaaaaaagaaaaagaataatattcttgacattttaaaacataaaagatcaaatcgtcacttgaaattaaaataaatgaccaaatcgagaagaaaaaaaaaataaaggattaaaacgttaactgaaattaagttaaggaattGTATGTGCTATTTAACtcttaattaaatacatttgtaaaagtttcttcaaaatcatatattcttataaattttaactacTCTCGTACATtcaattaaatacatatttataacTTTCCCCTAACACCACTCTCCTATATCTATCCACACAACTATCGTTTATGTTTTTCGAGTATCAACATTAATAAAACAGATGATAAACATCGTAGAATCCATCATAGAGCTGATAATGGCTAGTGGTAGCATTTAATAAACTATTTGCTGCCTTAGATATATAGagtgtaaatataaaatttagttgGTGTGTAAATAGTAATTTCATACTACAATATTCTTAATATAAggttcaaataaaaaattatagtggTTAAAACGTAAAAGATTACCCACATCAtgcaatttttataaaattcagaAATATACTATTATAGGTTAAGCCTAATTTGATAATGCTCTTTCACTCTTTATCCTTCATATTACTTGTACCCTATTCTCTACCTTGCAGCATTTTTCCCTCCATCGTAATCGCCTGGATCCCAATAAGTTTGTAGAGACTTGATAAGCAAtacaaaaagtaaataattaactaaaactataaaattagaATAAGAAATACATGTAACTCGagaaatcataaattaaaacGTAGGTTAATAatggttataaatttttaagtagTAATAATCATCTATAACCTTAGTCAATAATCTGATGTGTAAGTACAAGTAAAATTTGACTTTATGTGAGATTAGATCAATAAAATCAGACTTAAATTGGTTTTATTGcatatctgaaatcaaacagctgac from Cicer arietinum cultivar CDC Frontier isolate Library 1 chromosome 5, Cicar.CDCFrontier_v2.0, whole genome shotgun sequence carries:
- the LOC101514595 gene encoding heat shock 70 kDa protein 17 is translated as MAQLLAKLALIVTTFTFLFSPSHSAVFSVDLGSESLKVAVVNLKPGQSPISIAINEMSKRKSPVLVSFHDGNRLLGEEAAGLVARYPQKVYSQMRDLIGKPYASAKNFLDSLYLPFEAKEDSSRGTVSFVVDKNGTEYSPEELVAMALSYAANLAEFHSKIPIKDAVIAVPPYFGQAERRGLLQAAELAGINVLSLINEYSGAALQYGIDKDFSNESRHVIFYDMGSSSTYAALVYFSSYKSKEYGKTVSVNQFQVKDVRWNPELGGQHMEMRLVEYFANEFNAQLGGGLDVRKFPKAMAKLKKQVKRTKEILSANTAAPISVESFHGEVDFRSTITREKFEELCEDIWEKSLLPLKELLEHSGLSADQIYAVELIGGSTRVPKLQAKLQEFLGRKELDRHLDADEAIVLGAALHAANISDGIKLNRKLGMIDGSLYEFVVELNGPDFLKTESSRQLLVPRMKKLPSKMFRSINHDKDFELSLAYESEHHLPPGVTSPLIAQYEISGLTDASGKYSSRNLSSPIKANVHFSLSRSGVLSLDRADAVIEITEWVEVPKKNLTIENSTISSNVSDESGAKSNTEENNESMQSDGGNSKTSNASAEEQAAAEPATEKKLKKRTFRVPLKIVEKITGPGLSLSKDFLAEAKRKLQALDKQDAERKRTAEFKNNLEGYIYTTKEKIETLEEFEKVSTSEERQSFVEKLDEVQDWLYTDGEDANATEFQERLDQLKAVGDPIFFRLKELTARPEAVEHAHKYIDELKQIVEEWKAKKSWLPKERVDEVINDAEKLKKWLDEKETEQKKTSEFSKPAFTSEEVYSKVFGLQSKVASINRIPKPKIQKSTKNETESNEQNTDSSTSTDSSSQSDQSESQSEETVDEQPKSHDEL